In the genome of Pelodiscus sinensis isolate JC-2024 chromosome 3, ASM4963464v1, whole genome shotgun sequence, one region contains:
- the MRPS10 gene encoding small ribosomal subunit protein uS10m isoform X1, giving the protein MVGWLPEVSGGGVGKMAAWGRVSRLWRLPLCQGSGTFSVKYSSRNMQKGYSFFQNKDLWVQFSGFHTDLHHHKDKSLVSISDEPDTLYKKLSVLVKGHDKTVLDSYEYFAVLAAKELGILIEKVHEPPRKIERFTLLKSIHIFKKHRVQYEMRTHYRCLELKHLTGSTADVYLEYIQRNLPEGVAMEIKKTKLEKLPEHIQKPVWDKLPSVEETASTS; this is encoded by the exons ATGGTGGGGTGGCTGCCGGAAGTttccgggggaggggtgggcaagatGGCGGCATGGGGAAGGGTGAGCCGGTTGTGGCGGTTGCCGCTCTGTCAG GGATCAGGAACTTTCTCTGTAAAGTACTCAAGCAGGAATATGCAAAAGGGATATAGTTTTTTTCA AAACAAGGACTTGTGGGTTCAGTTCTCAGGATTTCACACCGATTTACACCATCATAAGGACAAATCTTTG GTATCCATTTCAGATGAACCAGACACGTTATACAAGAAATTATCAGTTTTAGTTAAAGGTCATGATAAAACTGTGTTGGACAGTTATGAATATTTTGCAGTGCTTGCTGCTAAAGAACTTGGTATCTTAATTGAAaaagt ACATGAACCTCCCAGGAAGATAGAACGATTCACCCTTCTAAAGTCAATACATATTTTCAAGAAGCACAGAGTTCAGTATGAAATGAGGACACATTATAGATGTCTGGAG TTAAAACATTTAACTGGCAGTACAGCTGATGTCTATTTGGAGTACATCCAAAGAAATTTACCAGAAGGGGTTGCCATGGAAATAAAAAAG ACCAAATTAGAGAAGCTACCTGAACATATTCAGAAGCCAGTTTGGGACAAGCTACCTTCGGTAGAAGAAACTGCAAGCACATCATGA
- the MRPS10 gene encoding small ribosomal subunit protein uS10m isoform X2 — protein MGSGTFSVKYSSRNMQKGYSFFQNKDLWVQFSGFHTDLHHHKDKSLVSISDEPDTLYKKLSVLVKGHDKTVLDSYEYFAVLAAKELGILIEKVHEPPRKIERFTLLKSIHIFKKHRVQYEMRTHYRCLELKHLTGSTADVYLEYIQRNLPEGVAMEIKKTKLEKLPEHIQKPVWDKLPSVEETASTS, from the exons ATG GGATCAGGAACTTTCTCTGTAAAGTACTCAAGCAGGAATATGCAAAAGGGATATAGTTTTTTTCA AAACAAGGACTTGTGGGTTCAGTTCTCAGGATTTCACACCGATTTACACCATCATAAGGACAAATCTTTG GTATCCATTTCAGATGAACCAGACACGTTATACAAGAAATTATCAGTTTTAGTTAAAGGTCATGATAAAACTGTGTTGGACAGTTATGAATATTTTGCAGTGCTTGCTGCTAAAGAACTTGGTATCTTAATTGAAaaagt ACATGAACCTCCCAGGAAGATAGAACGATTCACCCTTCTAAAGTCAATACATATTTTCAAGAAGCACAGAGTTCAGTATGAAATGAGGACACATTATAGATGTCTGGAG TTAAAACATTTAACTGGCAGTACAGCTGATGTCTATTTGGAGTACATCCAAAGAAATTTACCAGAAGGGGTTGCCATGGAAATAAAAAAG ACCAAATTAGAGAAGCTACCTGAACATATTCAGAAGCCAGTTTGGGACAAGCTACCTTCGGTAGAAGAAACTGCAAGCACATCATGA
- the MRPS10 gene encoding small ribosomal subunit protein uS10m isoform X3 produces the protein MQKGYSFFQNKDLWVQFSGFHTDLHHHKDKSLVSISDEPDTLYKKLSVLVKGHDKTVLDSYEYFAVLAAKELGILIEKVHEPPRKIERFTLLKSIHIFKKHRVQYEMRTHYRCLELKHLTGSTADVYLEYIQRNLPEGVAMEIKKTKLEKLPEHIQKPVWDKLPSVEETASTS, from the exons ATGCAAAAGGGATATAGTTTTTTTCA AAACAAGGACTTGTGGGTTCAGTTCTCAGGATTTCACACCGATTTACACCATCATAAGGACAAATCTTTG GTATCCATTTCAGATGAACCAGACACGTTATACAAGAAATTATCAGTTTTAGTTAAAGGTCATGATAAAACTGTGTTGGACAGTTATGAATATTTTGCAGTGCTTGCTGCTAAAGAACTTGGTATCTTAATTGAAaaagt ACATGAACCTCCCAGGAAGATAGAACGATTCACCCTTCTAAAGTCAATACATATTTTCAAGAAGCACAGAGTTCAGTATGAAATGAGGACACATTATAGATGTCTGGAG TTAAAACATTTAACTGGCAGTACAGCTGATGTCTATTTGGAGTACATCCAAAGAAATTTACCAGAAGGGGTTGCCATGGAAATAAAAAAG ACCAAATTAGAGAAGCTACCTGAACATATTCAGAAGCCAGTTTGGGACAAGCTACCTTCGGTAGAAGAAACTGCAAGCACATCATGA